Part of the Salvia hispanica cultivar TCC Black 2014 unplaced genomic scaffold, UniMelb_Shisp_WGS_1.0 HiC_scaffold_87, whole genome shotgun sequence genome, tgcagataatacatgcatttcacgacatactgaccagtaaccaaggcttagaatacgacttatcatgaatcttcttttatatattagttttatactccctccgtcccaaggaagatgactcattccttgggcggcacaggattttatacaattttattttgtgtgttaaggtgagatagtaaagtaagagagaaagaataaagtagagataaatgtatttctattttaactaatgagtcatcttgattgggacaaactgaaaaaaaggaaagtgtgtcatcttcaatgggatgaagggagtaataaaatgtgaatgaaaatgagttagtggaatgcgaggttcactacaaaaaatgtaaaaagtgaaaatgacAAACTTTAAGGGtcggacgaaaatgaaaataagtgacaaattctCACTGATGGAAGGAGTTATATGTTacaccaaaaagtagttttattCTAACCGtttacactaaatttaaaattttcaccctttttttagtttttgtctcacaaaacTTTAGCAATAGcatcatatttggtgttgttatattgaaaaacttaaaaatgattttgagtttagtgtatgATTGGAGATGGTTTATATTTTCTCAGCAGACTACTGAAATTGGTATTTTCAATCGTTTCGAATACcatatattactatttttaaaattttacattggTTCAATTCAGGTACACTTTcgaatcaaatttattatattgcGTCTCTCGATTTATCATCATAGAAAGTATTAtgatagaatatttaaaatgtatgATAACAAGTAGTAGTATGAACCTGTCCAttgatgattttataaaatttgtttagagtaaaattgtgatatttgaaatcaaataattcaatatattttgttttggaaattttaatGTAGACGATGGCGTCGAGATATACTTCTCTATTCAGTTAAGTGAATAGTTCAATAGCTGATAGTGGGGATAGTGGGTGAGTACAATTTCGAGAGCTATTGGAAAGTGAAATTCAGTTctgttttaaaaaagaaatccaACTGTAGTATTTTATGGGCCGATTCGgagccatttttttttctctccggTTTAGGGCCGGCTCAGGCATATCATTTGGGCCTCTCCTTGTTTACTGAATAAGGAAATTATTCTTTCAATTTCTTCCCGAGCAATCAATTAATGATGTCGGGCTACTTTTCACAGGCTAGGCTATCAATAATTATCAGACCTTTGCCATCCATAACATTATCTCTTATTCATTTCATAACCGTCTCATCTTTTAACTATTCATCAGCCCCACTATACTTTTCAGTCCATCTCTTAACTGAGAaacaacacctgcatcccttcatctcttaaccatctcatcttttaactattcattcaatttcattttttatttttaattccatcaaattcaattaataaaaacacacttcgttaaataaaataaaaattacaatttaaaggcctaaaaaataaaaaaatacgtaattaaaatcctaaaaaaaattaaaaatacataattaaaatactctaaattaaattataaaaactactccgccggcGAAACAACCCCCGAAGTCGACGGTGCACCCAAGTTAGATCGAGACCGAATACCAAGTTGAGCTTTCATATGCTCAATTTCGTCCATATGAGCTTTAAATTGGGGAGGACTCATTTTTGAAGTGTCAACCATCGTGGTGAGcaggtacatggacattagggtGTTCGAGCCCGTGCCTGAGccggagcccgagcccgagcccgagcccgctTGGCTTGATTCGCCGCGGCCCCTCCCCTTCCCTCTCCCCTCGCTCtagccgccttcgccgccttggTCCCTTGCGGCCGACATCGTGAACCGGAAGACCCCTCTGCATCATCGGTTGGCATGCCCTCTTGTGAGGTGTTGCCTTCGCCGCTCTCACTAGACTTGTATTGGCCACGCGCCGTGTGCTTCGTGCGTTTCGAGCTCGAGCCCGACTGGACACCGCCAGCCCACCTTTCAAGGTGGTGGACTTGAGACCAAACATCGGCATGCTTGAAATCTTTACCGACGTCGTCTTTAAAGACCCGCAACGCCGCTCTCAGAATGTCGGCTCCACTGGCTCCGCTTTGGTAATTCGCCTCTTCTACCCTGTATATCGCgcaaaattttttgacatctttgtcgCATCGGTCCCAATGACCGCGAAGCATCTTCACGTTGTGGGCAAAGGTCTTCTTCGGCCTTCGTGCGTTGTGAAGTTCAGTGACTTTTTTCCAGAAACACAAGctggtttgttgattcccgacgaCGGGATCGTACGAGACGGTGATCCAAGCATCGTAGAGAGCCAACGTCTCCTTTTGGTTGTATGGATGACGGCCGCCATCCACCACAACCTCGTCGTcgccctcttcctcctcggccACCTCGGCATTGACATCGATCCTGGCGGAGCCTCCACCTATCGGCCGGTATTCCAAAGTGCGTTCATCCGGAAAATTCTCCCgaatttgggataatcccgACGATTTCCCCTACCTCTGGGgggagggacgatagtatgcatccacatcaaaatgtggtgtttggtacgccgGCGGAGTCGTCGAGCCTTGGGTGTCCGGTGACGAACCGGTATCGGTAGTACCCAAAACGTTGTACATGCCCGCCCAATCGCCAAACGAGTTCAAGTCGAACCCGCCGGAGCcgcggccgccgccgcctggAGTTCCCATCgccggacattttttcaaaaattggagagaaaagagaCAAGATATTTGAGAGAAGAATAGATGAGtatagtgtttgtgtgtagaatggagaatggaggaggaagggagtatttatagaataataaaagaaatataaaaaaaattcgaccgtttgaaaaaaaaaattcgaaattttgaatttaaaaaaaaaaaaaacaaattatgacgtcataattacgacgcccactcgcgggccggcgagtgggtGTCACGCCTAGCGCCtgcgcgcgccacgtggcgctGGCGCGTGGCGAGACAGCTCGTGCCCGGCCCCTTCCGCGCGACGCGCGAAGGGACGTCCCCTCTCCTCGGGACGAGATGCGTTTTGCAACGCGGTCTCGCCGCCGACCTGTCTCGCTGGGACGAGATCGAGCCGGTGGCGAGCCGCGCTGCTGATTCTCTAAGGAAGGATATCGCTCGACACAATCTTAAAATCTATATTTGACCATTACACAAAGATTACTATTAACGAATTAATATTCGtgctttatctattttttaaaatggatttttttttcttttggtccgtttttgaaaaataagaatttttcGCTTTAGAAAATTTCGAACCAAATTTAACTTTagacatcaatttatttacaacttatattactaatttcattaccttttcttttcttctctttaaatttatccttttttttttactctattttattttattaatttttttattaaaactcgtggaGGAGGTTTGGCCATCCACTTCTATTCCACACCGTAAATTGCCATAAAACTCTTTTCTTTCGGTCTCTCTTGTCGGCTCAAACCTTCGGAAAGACTTGATATTAGTGTTGTGAATGGTGACTCAAATATATTACCgtcttatttgaatttaataatattatataattaaatgtgagtatgacagtaatttaaatttatatttttatacctattatcctttcttttctttctttttcatatttttatatctagAAAATAGTCCATATTTTTAACAACAACTTGGACTCTCAACGTTGAAGCGAGGATTCAACGTTGGACGAATAATTACTATTTTTCAATGTTATTCTCTTACAACCACTAATTACTATTTTTCAATGTTATTCTCTTACAATTTTAAGAGTTTTTTTTAGGATActtatgcttttttttatttaatgtgcTTATATTTAATAGTACCATATAAtaggtgccaccaccccttaaaataacaccataccaccattcctaaccaatcatttgtacacgtggacgaataataagctgccacatggcaaaaaaaaaaaaaatctggaaaaaAACGGTCAGCAATATGCTGgtcaatttttcttgaacagcaatatccgacacactatacaacaatctatagattgttgtgtagtgtttgtaatattgccgtgtagcgtttataatattgttgtataagcggtgtcacggtgtcattttaagaggagttgttattttaacacaaaccctatatagtatataacaaatattatcgatccataaaaaatagttttatttttgccattttgggatatccacaaaaaatagtctcatttctataaatggtaagtcaCTCTGTCCTACTTcatccactttttctcatttcttacttactttacctactttttttcCATATCTCTCATGACTTTACctatattttctcattctatcttactttaccaaatttttcattaaaacatATGTCATCCacaaataagactattttttgtggacggagggaatataattattttaaaaaaaataaaataaatataatgaagttatttttaatacagtTGTATTCTCTATCAAACACTTTACTACAATTAtcattaacataatttaagtGACTAAACAATACTgatatgaaattcaatactaatactataattttacactaaaattatttcaatgtATCTCATAGCATTAGTATCTTCTGTAATGAATTGACAGCCACCATTTTTACTCCATAAATATGAACACAATTTAGGAAGTCTCACGTTACAATATTCCCACAAATATCGCGCTACTAAAATCATAGTTGAAACTATCATCCtgtttttttctccatttttatcttcctctctctatttctctaatattccaatttcattTCCTAGATTTCGAAATTAACCAATTTAATTATGTCCATTTCCAACATTTCggaattaatgaaatttcaaaattaaaaaaaaaaagaatcaacgaaatttcaaaattaacgTCTACCAATTTTAGAAGTGTAATTTTACAAGGAAATGATTATTACAATTCATGATATCcaaaatagtattaaaattaatgcCGACCAATACACTGTTTTCCTCTCGTTTTGCAATTAGATTTACGATGAGTAACATATTCAAAAGTtggaatttttatttcaaaataagaaaattcaaaactcGCGGGCTGCAGCacactattttcattttgtcaaAACTGGCGGCagtttatttaatgaattccCATTTCAATTCCTATAAATACAGCCCTTATACAGGGAACATAAATTCCTACACAATTCAATCGTTTCTAAATCTCACAAATATCAGAAACGAGCCATACCAAGTTGGAAAAAAGTGTCGCATATCAATCTTGTTGTTCAATTTATTCTCGGTTGACGGCGCTCCACGTCGACGTTGGGGCATCTTCGAGTACTCTTATCGAATACTCTCAACTATTGCATTTACTAATTCAAAGcaatatttttcaactaaGTTTTcgtttattatttcatttttaatagatatTCTATCAATTCATTGCTAACAACTTCTACTAAGATTTGTTAATTCAATACACATTCACATACTcttgtcaaattttatttttatttcatttatatttaatatttgatactccctccgtcccacatttatagttaCATTTAGTtagggcacgggttttaaggaattggtggagtgtgtaattaatgaagtaagATGAAAGAGTGAaatgatggagtgtgtaataaatggagTGAGATGaaggagtgtgtaataaattaagtaagttggttgaaggtgggtcccttgttgactttttggttttttatttttgttttggtttatttttgtgttgataatggcatttgagtgtaattttagtgaataatggggtaaaattttatgtccaaatatggaaaattttaaatgtgactataaatgtgggacagacttttatggcaaaatgtaactataaaactgggacggagggagtatttactttgttcttaataatttatacaattaacttttatactccataatataGTCTTAACTAACAAAGTATCTATGTgcataattctattttttttaaataattgtttttatgaaaaaaataaagagaatatttaaaaaatagaaaaattgtgaaaataaaacaaataaaactaaaaggaTGAGCTAAAGTTTGAAACTTTAAACagttgtaattatttttctgaATCCTTATATAAAAAATCCTACATATGCTACTGATAGTGAGTACTATATTCTTGTAAAATACTCCGAccatatgatttttaaaaatttctatttatttacctaGTGAAAATACTCTATATACATCCACGATAATACAGAATTACAGATCACCCTAACTGATTTAGTAgtgctaaaataaaaaatacaagtagtactataattaacattttaaatcattgATACTCCAATGACAACGGAAGTATAATGAAATACTATGTTAATACTTTTGGTACCGATGCATGACGTACAATCACTAAATgaaggagtactaattaacGTTTTAGACTAGTTGGCAGCGTAGAGATACGGCGATCTTGAGATCATGAGTTCAAACCTCGCCACTCGCTGCAAGACTTTCAATCTTAATTTAATCTAGCAGGATTAGGTGGATTCCCGGAAAGATGGGTTTAATAAATCTaaggtaaaaataaaaagatatattattaataaattcaacATATAACCATAAATTTGGAATACTATGTTTTATACTTTCAAATCCTCTCAAAAACACCAAATGGTACACGTCTCTTCGTGATgaataaatccaaataaaacaaagaacGTTTTTCCgtaacttaaaataaatatcactAGGTGATGcatgataatattttcaaatatcatatttaaatttatttgtatatggaggtgatcaaatgcaaacgtaactgtaattattatataaactccaaactataatctgaatagttaaaatatatcaacagatgataaaataatagcaacaaaaaatgtcaacacaacatataatagtttggagtttgtgcaatatatgagtttgcattttatcacttcCCTATTTGTATATGTAGATATTGATGTCAGATAGATCATCTTAGAATTATCTTAAAATCATAACTTATAACAACTATTAGTTgataacacaaaatatattagttGCTCtacctaatttttttatgccgatgattaatactccctccgtcccgctttaggagtcccggttgagtcggacacatgttttaagaaagtgtttgagtgtgtaataaataaatgttttagtaGATGTctggacccacttttaattgagtatgtaataaaataatgttgtagtggatgttgtgACCCACTTTTATCACCTTTTTACTTACTTTATAGGAATTTTTTATCAGTTTAtatcaaccgggactcctaaagcgagACGCCCGAAATTGatcaactgggactcctaaagcgaggcggagggagtatcagtTGTCAATTGATATGGTTTTAATTAAGGATATAATTAGTGAGTTAGTAAtcatatttaacattttaatttggtcaaaatcagTTTTAAAGACATTGATTGTTACAATTTAATAGAACTGTCAATTTTGGACCGattgtgatccgagttgaaatgtttgggatgcaaaaattcaaaacataacGTTTGtcaccaaaatcgtaaaatgagCTATATTCAGAACCAATTTTGGCATTTATTCCCAcacatatattgatatattttataatgatgcaaaattttctaaatttctcTATATTTTCCCCTTCTTGAATTTGGGGCGAAACTTGTCGAGATGTATTTTGTCACATTGGATGAGAGATAGACTCAAACTAAGATTACTTGTACATAGCATTACCTTAAAATTCAGTGCAAGGATAAATACACTCAATTGAACAATATTCATGAAactcaatttcatattttccaccAAAGCGAACACTTGCTATACATAgcaaaaataatgaatgaatcGTATAAAATCTTATGTTAAAATGTGTATATTATCATTACTGATAAATATACCAATATTAGATGTGTTAATAGTATCATTCGATAGTTAGCAGGTCATcatttaattatcaaaatactttttttttgtttcagtttAGTACAATGACGGACccaggaaataaaataagtggagtcgacatttttcaaaatttaataataaatataatatttaaaaaatatatttttaaaaaatgggtATATTAGAACAATCTAAGTGTCATCAACTTATATTGTGAGCgataattaattcaaacaattatttatatcttcaAAATGTGTCAAAGCTATTTCATTAGATAATAAAGATGAAAGCTCTAAGAACTTAAACgattatattgatttattcatttattaatataaaatttggagTGATCAGCTGATGGAATATTAAAtctttatagtaaaaataactaGAAATGGAAACTatttagtaggagtactattttttgaaaataaagttttaaaaaattaaaagaacaGAGAAATAGGATacagtaaaattttaaacattaaaacaactatatcatttttttattattaattattgttgtaGGACCCACCACCCCCACCAAAAGTTGTCCCCCTCTCGCTCCAATTCCATTCTCtcttcaacttcttcttccACAATATCAATGTAACTCTGTAAATGTATTCTCTCCCTTTTATATTTCAACCTCAATATTAGTAGAACTCCTTCTTCTTTCTCGTTTCTTACTCGTCAACGTTCAGAGCTCCGATGATTGGGGCGGAATTTCAAAATGGTGGGGTCGACGGTagtttttatgttaaaatccTAAGAATTTTCCGGCGCTTATCACCGGCGGTAGGGTCAGCGGTGGGGTCGGTCGACCCCACCtaatatcatcatcatcatcttttttttttctttttagctcTGCCATTAAATgtccaattttttctttttcgtccgtccgtCAATAAATATcccttttcactttttacaatatttgataaatggacaacatattcaactaacaatacaaaaaaaaagcaaattaGTGACAGAATTCAATAGCTCAATTAGTCACAGAATTAGTGACTGAAACGTGTCTGTCACTAATTAGTGACGGAGGTCACAATAGCTTTAGTGACGGAAATTCCGTCTCTAAAAATTTTTACTGACAAGTTTATTATTTACGGATCTGCCAAAACTTGATCTGTCACTaatctattactccctccgtccgcgaataagagtcctgtttttttcattttagtccgtccgaaTCTGTTTATTGACGGATATTTAATTGGcgatttttttgtagtgtaacttttctacccactttacATAAAGTCAAgccatttcttaaaactcatttcTAGATCGATTCCCATCTTTCCCATCTTCATAATCAATGAAACAGTTCAAATAAGAATGGATCTGTTAATTTAAGcgaattttagttaatttggtGGTGATGATGAAATAAACTGTGCAGGTCAAATATCCGTGACCAAAAATCGGTTGCAGCTAGTTTTGTTCGAGGCACTTACGTTTTGGAGCTTGACCACCTCAACAATCGACAAGGGGAAGCAGCCCTCGCGCATCCATGGTCCGAATCTTTCGGTTTCGAGCTATCCAAACCCCTCGTCGACGACCACGGCGACATATTCGGCGCCGTATATCGTCGCAAACaacaccgccaccgccaccagCCTAGTTGCGTGGTGGCCTTCCGCGGCACCAACACCAAAGACATCCCCGGCTTCGTCACGGATAGCATACTCAACTTCCGCATATGGAGTTACACGCTGGAGGAGACGGGCCGCTTCCAGAAGGCTCTAGAAGCCGTGCTTGACGCGGTCAACGACCTCGGCGTCGACAACGTCTGGATCGCAGGGCACTCGCAAGGCGCCGCCACGGCACTCCTCGTCGGGAAGAGCATGGCCAGGATGCACGGCCGCGGCGTCGGCGTTCCATATCCCCTCAAAGCCTTCCTCTTCAACCCGCCCTTCATCGGTTCGACTAATCGCGTCTGGCGCTTATTGGTCGCGATGCTGGCCGTAGGTATGGGTAGAGACAACGACCAATCGGCCTTCGCGGCGAGCTCTTGTTGGCACCCGCATCTGTTTGTGCACCCCAAGGACTCTCTTTGCCGTAGATACATAGACTACTTCGACCAAAGGAGGATGCACACGGCGCAGTACACGGCCCGGGGAGTCCTCCTCAGGGCAGAGCCGACGCATCTCATTCCATCGGCTGTCCTCGTAGTGAACCACACTCCGGCTCCTCGGCCCAAGTGGAAACATGCTGTCACCTACAAGAAAGAAGCTCATGGGATTTATCAGTGGTGGAGTTCTCATATTCAGTTGAAAGCTCATCAATACACTTTTCATCTTAATCCACCATTTTCCACACAAGAGGTGGCGATCTAGCTCTCCGTCTAATGTGTATGTATGACTATCTATCTTTCTGTTGCCTGATTCGTTAAAGTTTGAACTAAAGTgtatctaattttaatttgttatgaaaaaaaaaattg contains:
- the LOC125200258 gene encoding GDSL esterase/lipase At4g10955-like, with amino-acid sequence MDLSNIRDQKSVAASFVRGTYVLELDHLNNRQGEAALAHPWSESFGFELSKPLVDDHGDIFGAVYRRKQHRHRHQPSCVVAFRGTNTKDIPGFVTDSILNFRIWSYTLEETGRFQKALEAVLDAVNDLGVDNVWIAGHSQGAATALLVGKSMARMHGRGVGVPYPLKAFLFNPPFIGSTNRVWRLLVAMLAVGMGRDNDQSAFAASSCWHPHLFVHPKDSLCRRYIDYFDQRRMHTAQYTARGVLLRAEPTHLIPSAVLVVNHTPAPRPKWKHAVTYKKEAHGIYQWWSSHIQLKAHQYTFHLNPPFSTQEVAI